In one window of Candidatus Scalindua sp. DNA:
- a CDS encoding FMN-binding glutamate synthase family protein has translation MGSLQIPNKSAATGTRTRTGRDVLPQSGMCVVCLDGCPGYCEIGLSAMRGPETIYPIPFGKSTSSGTKDYPVDYSHFNISGTVASHHQREYEQFTNVNVETRLGRDRGLKLKFPLICTGLGSTEIAKNHFADLGAGSAICGTGIVIGENVVGMDETSEFDSNHKVTKCKELERRFKSFKDNQRDGYGFIAIQANPEDWRLGVLEYSMNTLGADAVELKWGQGAKNIGGEVKIFNLEKAILLKKRGYIVIPDPEDKIVQEAFKTGAVEGFERHTRVKAISEYLPKAIDDFGKQVDHLRHAGAKYVFLKTGAYRPSDLARAIKFCSIYKLDVLTIDGAGGGTGMSPWRMMNEWGVPTVYIAAMTYEYCKRLADRGDYVPDIILAGGLTAEDHIYKSFALAAPFVKAVGMSRSTICATMVGNTNGEAIKAGKIPKPASEHGDSIDKIFYYSSKVKEEFGEVTPGVLGMYSYYEKMAMGLRQLMAGSRRFDLSEIKRDDIFALTREAADITGINYIMDWERESSMNILDA, from the coding sequence ATGGGAAGCTTGCAAATACCCAATAAATCCGCTGCAACGGGTACAAGAACGAGAACCGGAAGGGATGTATTGCCGCAAAGCGGAATGTGTGTTGTCTGCCTTGACGGATGTCCGGGATACTGCGAAATTGGTCTTTCAGCTATGAGGGGGCCGGAAACCATATACCCTATACCATTTGGAAAAAGCACGTCCAGTGGAACAAAAGATTATCCTGTAGACTATTCACATTTCAACATTTCAGGGACCGTAGCCAGTCATCACCAGAGAGAGTACGAACAGTTTACAAATGTAAATGTTGAAACACGTCTCGGTAGAGATAGAGGGCTTAAGTTAAAATTCCCATTGATCTGTACAGGTTTGGGTTCCACTGAGATAGCCAAGAACCATTTTGCGGATCTCGGGGCAGGTTCAGCCATTTGCGGTACAGGGATAGTAATTGGTGAGAATGTGGTAGGGATGGATGAAACTTCTGAGTTCGATTCCAACCATAAGGTCACAAAATGTAAGGAGTTAGAGAGAAGGTTTAAATCTTTTAAAGATAACCAGAGAGACGGTTATGGCTTTATTGCCATTCAGGCAAATCCGGAAGATTGGAGGCTTGGCGTCCTTGAGTATAGCATGAACACACTCGGCGCAGATGCCGTTGAATTAAAATGGGGGCAGGGCGCTAAGAACATAGGTGGTGAAGTTAAGATTTTTAATCTGGAAAAAGCAATACTATTGAAAAAAAGGGGCTACATTGTAATCCCTGATCCGGAAGATAAAATCGTGCAGGAAGCCTTTAAAACAGGAGCGGTTGAGGGATTTGAGAGACATACCAGGGTGAAGGCAATATCTGAATATCTACCCAAAGCGATTGATGATTTTGGTAAGCAGGTAGACCACCTGAGACATGCTGGCGCTAAATATGTATTCCTGAAGACAGGTGCATATAGACCGTCTGATCTGGCAAGGGCCATCAAGTTCTGCTCGATTTATAAACTTGACGTTTTAACCATTGACGGTGCGGGTGGCGGGACGGGTATGAGTCCGTGGAGAATGATGAATGAATGGGGTGTGCCTACCGTTTATATTGCCGCAATGACGTATGAGTATTGCAAGAGACTGGCAGACAGGGGAGACTATGTGCCGGATATAATTCTTGCAGGTGGACTTACGGCCGAAGATCATATTTATAAATCATTCGCGTTGGCTGCACCATTCGTAAAGGCTGTAGGGATGTCTCGGTCTACAATCTGTGCTACCATGGTTGGGAATACCAATGGAGAAGCGATTAAGGCCGGTAAAATACCAAAACCTGCTTCGGAACATGGTGATTCTATTGATAAGATTTTCTATTACTCATCAAAAGTAAAGGAAGAATTTGGTGAAGTTACTCCGGGGGTATTGGGTATGTATTCCTATTATGAAAAAATGGCAATGGGTCTTCGTCAGTTAATGGCCGGATCAAGGAGGTTTGACCTCAGTGAAATCAAAAGGGATGATATTTTCGCATTAACCAGAGAAGCTGCGGATATAACAGGAATCAACTACATCATGGATTGGGAGAGAGAATCTTCCATGAACATCCTAGATGCATAA
- a CDS encoding iron-containing redox enzyme family protein, which translates to MVAVSADKFVDDLQKECLAHPALNHSYLKKFQEKKVNKSHIKLFGEQYYCFSRHFARYLAALVAITPDEASRAPLIKNLGEEYGARQEEKRDMSPELTHPAIFRGFLRSVGIDTSQKNLDAIKPLPETKLFVEKYLNIRFLNYIYAFGAMGPGTEYIVPQMYTYIREGCRAAGLTEDDVLFFSAHIELDVEHAEGIKDSLLPYATTEDHQELLREGAIDFLDARTVLWNGLERASGL; encoded by the coding sequence ATGGTTGCCGTTTCAGCCGACAAATTTGTGGACGATTTACAAAAGGAATGCTTAGCGCACCCTGCGCTCAATCATTCATATTTAAAGAAATTTCAGGAGAAGAAGGTAAACAAGTCTCATATCAAACTTTTTGGAGAACAGTACTACTGTTTTTCACGTCATTTTGCGCGATACCTTGCAGCATTGGTTGCGATAACACCAGACGAAGCGTCCAGGGCTCCCTTGATCAAAAATCTTGGTGAAGAGTATGGCGCCCGGCAGGAAGAGAAACGTGATATGAGTCCTGAGTTGACTCATCCTGCAATTTTCCGAGGGTTTTTACGGTCAGTTGGTATCGACACATCACAAAAAAATCTTGATGCCATCAAACCGCTGCCGGAAACGAAGCTTTTTGTAGAAAAGTATCTCAATATCAGATTTCTTAACTATATTTATGCCTTTGGAGCCATGGGACCGGGAACCGAATACATCGTACCACAGATGTATACCTATATTCGTGAAGGGTGCAGGGCGGCTGGACTGACTGAGGATGATGTCCTCTTCTTCTCCGCACACATTGAGCTGGATGTTGAACATGCAGAAGGGATAAAAGATTCATTGCTTCCCTATGCAACAACAGAAGATCATCAGGAACTGCTGCGAGAAGGTGCGATAGATTTTCTTGATGCAAGAACCGTATTGTGGAATGGCCTTGAAAGGGCAAGTGGTTTATAA
- a CDS encoding pyridoxal phosphate-dependent aminotransferase, with translation MRNNIVHAGSHELRYEIREIVTVGNTLRNMGLEICWENIGDPVQKGEKIPSWIKDTIKKAIDEDSSFAYSSTKGLEKTREYLANLCNKRKREGVQVTKEDILFFNGIGDAISKIYNYLRRETRVIGPSPAYSTHSSGEAAHAGEDPIMYNLNPNDNWYPDLEDLRRKVQENQAISGILVINPNNPVGTVYPKSVMDDIVSIAEEFDLFIICDEIYLNITYNGKVSTPLSEVINKVCGISMRGISKELPWPGARCGWIELYNKNRDPIFAEYINTIVNAKMLEVCSTTLPQHVIPLLMGDERYNTYNKERNERYEMRSRLAYDILKGVNGIIVNQTDGAFYMTVVFKDGVLNTMQKLEIHNKRIQTYIEKISKKVALDKRFVYYLLGATGICVVPLTGFSCNLNGFRITLLETDNKKFEWIFTTIAKKIEEYIRS, from the coding sequence ATGAGAAATAATATCGTACATGCTGGATCACATGAACTGAGATATGAAATACGTGAGATAGTAACTGTGGGTAATACATTGCGAAATATGGGGTTAGAAATCTGCTGGGAAAATATTGGAGATCCTGTTCAAAAAGGTGAAAAAATTCCATCATGGATAAAAGATACAATAAAAAAAGCCATTGATGAAGACTCTTCATTTGCGTACAGCTCAACAAAAGGGCTGGAAAAGACAAGAGAATATCTGGCAAACCTCTGTAATAAAAGAAAAAGAGAGGGTGTTCAGGTAACAAAAGAAGATATACTCTTTTTTAATGGTATCGGAGATGCCATATCAAAAATCTATAATTATTTAAGAAGAGAAACACGCGTAATAGGCCCTTCACCCGCATACTCTACACACTCTTCAGGAGAGGCAGCTCACGCAGGAGAAGACCCTATAATGTACAACCTTAATCCGAATGATAATTGGTATCCCGATCTTGAAGATCTCCGTCGAAAGGTCCAGGAGAATCAAGCGATATCCGGAATATTAGTAATTAATCCTAATAATCCGGTAGGAACAGTGTATCCGAAAAGCGTGATGGATGATATCGTCAGCATAGCTGAAGAATTTGACTTGTTTATCATTTGCGATGAGATCTACCTGAATATCACCTATAATGGAAAGGTTTCAACACCGTTAAGTGAGGTAATCAACAAGGTCTGCGGTATTTCGATGAGAGGGATTTCCAAAGAACTCCCCTGGCCTGGAGCTCGTTGTGGATGGATAGAACTATACAATAAAAATAGAGATCCGATATTTGCAGAATACATTAATACGATAGTAAACGCAAAGATGCTGGAAGTATGCTCAACCACCCTGCCACAGCATGTGATTCCGCTACTAATGGGTGATGAACGCTATAACACCTATAACAAAGAAAGAAATGAGAGATATGAAATGAGGTCGAGATTAGCGTATGATATATTAAAAGGAGTTAATGGCATAATTGTAAACCAGACAGATGGAGCCTTTTATATGACAGTTGTATTTAAAGATGGCGTTTTAAATACCATGCAGAAACTTGAAATTCATAACAAGAGGATACAGACCTATATCGAGAAAATCTCCAAAAAGGTTGCCCTGGATAAAAGATTTGTATACTATCTGCTCGGAGCAACTGGAATATGTGTTGTACCATTAACGGGTTTCAGTTGTAATCTCAATGGGTTCCGGATAACGCTGTTAGAAACCGACAACAAAAAATTTGAATGGATCTTCACTACGATCGCAAAGAAGATAGAAGAATATATACGCTCATAA
- a CDS encoding flagellar hook-length control protein FliK: MNTLPGIFSPSDSSQMAVVSNKNHKGQTKTGELSFLRVLTDSREGMEGVLNQGLVMGQGQNLIPPADEVQFSSGLYVNRNSLIIDTWQVSAGMEYDRVGKEELLDGIINQVPGSEALSTPINEASLLHLLVSDTRQFLNAEIELGGNAKDLAKRAAETPNSNSVILSSAGVPIGQIQGSGVLPDQNFAGNIGREEPLSLPSVDSTDLNHDTPSPQYTPQRGVEERVSDFDLNGSDVSENQTNEKSIKTQGLDIEQTVKTADTVTNSEKVIQDKKQQSPELFNTRAGKMGESLISEVGAKSNAMEQSVLRSVNTIPSVRGSAGQKENEGGNTLSVSKIGQSLDSASSTDNSSMNTLKQGELATQITEGSSMITETQGDAPREETNQNLPYSKQDLESRIPAPNTSKEISVNPTPESPSSDMTDHIAQRARLFLQGGKSEVRIQLNPPELGNLKLEFTVVDDVIETKISVEKSMIKEIIEKDIPRLRELLSNADVDVGRFDVFLQEKEGARQDFMNKGFLSDTSSKEEENPADGGNDNIHEEGVDDVLEQNTVISSRINYLV; this comes from the coding sequence TTGAATACACTGCCCGGGATTTTTTCGCCATCAGATTCTTCTCAGATGGCTGTCGTGTCAAATAAGAATCATAAGGGGCAGACCAAAACCGGTGAACTGAGCTTTCTGCGAGTATTAACAGACAGCAGGGAGGGTATGGAAGGGGTGTTAAACCAGGGCCTCGTTATGGGACAGGGACAAAATCTGATACCTCCGGCTGACGAAGTCCAATTCTCTTCAGGGTTGTACGTAAACCGTAATTCCCTCATCATTGATACGTGGCAGGTATCAGCCGGTATGGAGTATGATCGCGTGGGAAAAGAAGAACTCCTTGATGGTATTATTAATCAGGTACCTGGCAGCGAAGCTCTATCAACACCAATTAACGAAGCTTCGTTATTGCATCTCCTGGTTTCAGATACGCGTCAGTTCCTTAATGCAGAAATTGAGTTGGGGGGAAACGCTAAAGATCTTGCGAAAAGAGCAGCAGAAACGCCAAACAGCAATTCAGTCATACTTTCATCTGCAGGGGTTCCGATTGGACAGATTCAGGGTTCAGGAGTATTGCCTGATCAAAATTTTGCTGGTAATATTGGTAGGGAAGAACCGTTATCATTACCTTCCGTAGACAGCACAGATCTCAACCATGATACACCATCACCGCAATACACTCCACAAAGAGGAGTGGAAGAGCGGGTATCAGATTTTGATCTCAATGGGTCTGATGTGTCGGAAAACCAAACGAATGAAAAGAGCATAAAGACGCAGGGGCTGGATATCGAGCAAACCGTAAAAACGGCTGATACCGTGACCAACAGTGAAAAGGTCATTCAGGACAAAAAGCAGCAATCTCCGGAATTGTTCAATACGAGAGCAGGAAAAATGGGGGAATCGTTGATTTCAGAAGTCGGGGCAAAGAGCAATGCCATGGAGCAGTCGGTATTACGTTCTGTTAATACGATACCATCTGTCAGGGGGAGTGCAGGGCAGAAGGAAAATGAGGGTGGTAATACCCTGTCAGTTTCAAAGATTGGCCAGTCTCTGGACAGTGCATCTTCAACGGATAACAGCAGCATGAATACCCTTAAACAGGGTGAGCTGGCAACGCAGATAACAGAAGGAAGCAGTATGATTACAGAAACTCAAGGAGATGCACCAAGAGAGGAAACGAACCAGAACCTTCCATACAGTAAACAGGATCTGGAGTCAAGGATACCTGCACCGAATACCTCAAAAGAGATAAGTGTGAACCCGACACCGGAATCCCCCAGTTCGGACATGACTGATCATATTGCACAGAGGGCCAGGCTGTTTTTACAAGGGGGGAAATCCGAAGTACGGATTCAGCTGAATCCACCCGAACTTGGAAACCTGAAACTGGAATTTACCGTTGTGGATGATGTTATCGAGACAAAAATTTCCGTAGAGAAGTCAATGATAAAGGAGATAATCGAGAAGGATATTCCCCGGCTGCGAGAGCTTCTTTCGAATGCGGATGTCGATGTTGGAAGGTTTGATGTTTTTCTTCAAGAGAAAGAAGGAGCAAGGCAGGATTTTATGAACAAGGGGTTTCTCTCAGATACCAGTAGTAAGGAGGAGGAAAACCCTGCAGATGGAGGCAATGACAATATTCACGAAGAGGGAGTTGATGATGTGTTGGAACAGAATACCGTAATCTCTAGCAGAATTAACTATCTTGTATGA